GAACTTCGATCAGATGGAAAACTACGTAGCCAAGGCCGCTACTGTCATCCCGACCGTTGAAGCCTGATTGCGCCGACCGGGGTGATGTAAGTCACCCCTGAAGCGACCCCAGAACCCCCGTCCCAGTGACGGGGGTTTTCGTTTGTCTCGTCGGCTGATTTCCGACAGGCGCAGGCGAACTGTTATACTCCGCACTGCGTAAGCTACCCGAAACAGCGTAAGGCCCATACCGATGAAATCACCCAATCCCGATCAGCCACTGAGCCAGGCCGATGAAACAGCCCAGACCAAGAACGGCTATCTTGCACTGGTCTCGCGTCTGCTGCTGGAGGAAAAGCTGCCGATCCGGTTCATGTACAAGACCGTGCCAGAACATCTGAACGATACTGGCTGGCGCATGTTCACCGGGTATGAAACTGAAGAATTTCTGGAAAATGAACAGATCAACCTGATCCCGATCCCGCTGGAAAGAGTATGTGAAATTGACCCTTCCCTGACTGAGCTGGTCGAGTACAACGCCGGTACAGTATGGGAGCGCGCGCCGGACGCTGATGGCTGGGAGCGAGTGTACGATTTCCGCATCCCCGCACCCAAAGTGGATGTCAGCATTACCAACGATGTGGATCAGTTCGCGACCAAACGCAGCGAGTCCTGATCAGCGGGTGCCGGTTTCCACAACCGGCATCTCCCCCTCCTCACCGAAGCTGTCAGTATGATAGCGCCAAATACGTACATTGTCGGACCAGTAATCCCCCGGCAGCCCCGCCTTGCGTTTCAACTCCGATATGAATGCCTCGGGCGTTGAGAGGCTTTGCCATACCACCGGCAAAAAAGTCGCACGGTGCTCACCCGCTTCCAGGACCACCCCATCCACCTCTGGCTGCAGCACCGCCACCAGCTCGGCTTCACTTGATACCGACAGTGGCGTCAGAGGCGACAGCACAGATAGACTGACCCTTATGAGCTCACCCCGCTGCAAAGGGTCAAAGCGATAGTCTCGCGTTGCCGCGCTGACAGCATTCAGTATGATGTCCTGTCCAAGAGGTCTGTGCGGCTCCAGAGTACCGATACATCCCCGCAGGCGATCATGGCTTTCCAGCGTGACAAAGCAGGCCCGTATGGGTTTTAGCCAGTCAGGCAAGGCATCGACTGACGGCAGGTCTGGCCGCTCTGCATTCAGCACAGCTGTGATGGCATTGCGTGCCATCGCCAGCATCTGTGAACGCTGCGTGGTTGTAAATTCAGAAACAGACATAAGCTCCATAGCCAACAACCTGCGTCTTGTCACCGGCCGTATCGCCGGAGGTGCATTGACCAAGACATCTCAGTTCCAGTTTTTCCTGCCGTGCCGCCAGCAACAGACCGTTCAGCGCATGGCAACCGCAGGCCTGCTCGGACCCCAGTTGCGGCTCTCTGGCCAGAATCATATCAGTGGTTATTTCATCCAGTCGCCGTGCTTCCTGCCAGGAATGATAGTGACTCAAATCCGAGCTGATCAGTACCAGCGTATGGGGATCCTGCCACAGGTATTGAACCAGTCGTGCGACCCGATCAGCCTCTGCCTGCCCAACCAGTATTGGCACCAGCTTCAGCCCAGCCGCTACCCTCTGCAGGAACGGAAGCTGGACCTCAAGTGAATGCTCCGGCAGATGGACATCAGACCGCATTGCGAGGTCGAATGTCTGCTGCAACTGCTGCATGAACGGAACATCCAAAGGCGTATCGCCCAGCGGGGTATGCCAACCCTCCTCTTCAGGCAACGCCATGCCACGCAAAGGTAATCGATGGTTGGGCCCGAGCAGCACCACGCGCCGCCATTGTGTCCGTGGCAACTCACGCTGTAACAGACGATATGCCAGTGCTGCTATCGGCCCGGAGTAAACCAGACCTGCATGCGGTACCACCAGCGCTCGTGGCTGCCGCGGCAACTGCTCGGGTTCCTTTGCACGTTCCAGCAGATCATCCACTAACATACTGAGCGCCGGCGCACTGGCAGGGTAAAACATTCCAGCAACCGCTGCCGGGCGTATGGCTGCAGTCATCAGCTCTCTCCACAAATGCTTTGCTATGCTCAAAGCATAGTCATAAAGAGTGAATTCGCAGATCATGAAGCCTGAAACCAGTGTTCCAACACAGTATTGGCACCGTCTGGACAACGGCAAGGTGCAGTGCGACCTTTGTCCCCGCTTCTGCCAGCTCAATGAAGGCCAACGCGGACTCTGCTTTGTTCGTGGCCGTGAGCAGGGTGAGATCCGTCTATTCAGTTATTGCCGCTCCAGCGGTTTCTGTATCGACCCGATCGAGAAAAAGCCACTGAACCACTTCCTGCCTGGCACCCCCGTACTCTCATTTGGAACCGCCGGTTGCAATCTCGCCTGCAAGTTCTGCCAGAACTGGGACATTTCGCGCTCACGGGAAACCGACCGGCTGTGCGATCAGGCCTCACCCTCAGACCTTGCAGCGGCGGCCACCCAGCACGGTTGTCGCAGTATTGCCTTCACCTACAATGACCCGGTTATCTTTCACGAATACGCGATTGATATCGCCAGGGCCTGTCATGAACAGAGCATTCGCTCAGTCGCCGTCACTGCGGGCTATGTTTGCCCAGAGCCACGGAAGGAGTTCTATACCGTGATGGATGCCGCCAACCTGGATCTGAAGGCGTTCAGCGAACGCTTTTATGAAAAAATATGTGGTGGCCAATTACAGCCGGTTCTGGACACACTGGAATACATCTACCATGAAACCAGCACTTGGCTTGAAATCACGACCCTGCTGATACCGGGTGAGAATGACAGTGACACGGAACTGGAGGCGCTAAGCCA
This DNA window, taken from Marinobacterium iners, encodes the following:
- the amrB gene encoding AmmeMemoRadiSam system protein B, which codes for MTAAIRPAAVAGMFYPASAPALSMLVDDLLERAKEPEQLPRQPRALVVPHAGLVYSGPIAALAYRLLQRELPRTQWRRVVLLGPNHRLPLRGMALPEEEGWHTPLGDTPLDVPFMQQLQQTFDLAMRSDVHLPEHSLEVQLPFLQRVAAGLKLVPILVGQAEADRVARLVQYLWQDPHTLVLISSDLSHYHSWQEARRLDEITTDMILAREPQLGSEQACGCHALNGLLLAARQEKLELRCLGQCTSGDTAGDKTQVVGYGAYVCF
- the amrS gene encoding AmmeMemoRadiSam system radical SAM enzyme yields the protein MKPETSVPTQYWHRLDNGKVQCDLCPRFCQLNEGQRGLCFVRGREQGEIRLFSYCRSSGFCIDPIEKKPLNHFLPGTPVLSFGTAGCNLACKFCQNWDISRSRETDRLCDQASPSDLAAAATQHGCRSIAFTYNDPVIFHEYAIDIARACHEQSIRSVAVTAGYVCPEPRKEFYTVMDAANLDLKAFSERFYEKICGGQLQPVLDTLEYIYHETSTWLEITTLLIPGENDSDTELEALSHWIFTHLGADVPLHFTAFHPDWKMLDYPATPIETLRRARQIALEQGLHFVYTGNLPDPEGNTTWCPQCASAVICRDGYRITEWNLTADGCCTQCQYRIPGVFEADHGHWGSCRLPIRIDTEAI
- a CDS encoding DUF2185 domain-containing protein, whose translation is MKSPNPDQPLSQADETAQTKNGYLALVSRLLLEEKLPIRFMYKTVPEHLNDTGWRMFTGYETEEFLENEQINLIPIPLERVCEIDPSLTELVEYNAGTVWERAPDADGWERVYDFRIPAPKVDVSITNDVDQFATKRSES
- the amrA gene encoding AmmeMemoRadiSam system protein A is translated as MSVSEFTTTQRSQMLAMARNAITAVLNAERPDLPSVDALPDWLKPIRACFVTLESHDRLRGCIGTLEPHRPLGQDIILNAVSAATRDYRFDPLQRGELIRVSLSVLSPLTPLSVSSEAELVAVLQPEVDGVVLEAGEHRATFLPVVWQSLSTPEAFISELKRKAGLPGDYWSDNVRIWRYHTDSFGEEGEMPVVETGTR